GATACGCGAGGTTACGGATCCGCACGGGCAGGTACCCGTCGACCAAGTTCGGGCACAGTTCCCGCAGCATGGCCAGGATCGCGTCGGCGTCGGCGAACGTCAGCTCCTCGATGAAGAAGTCCTCATCGTGCTGACGGTCGCACGGCGGCGTCGGCCGGTACTCGTCCCCGAAAAGGCATCGGGCGTGATCCGTCAGGGTGGCGTGCATGGACCCGAGCGTACGAGGCGATGATCCGCCGAACACCCCTAGGCGACGTACGGACCCGCAGTGTCGTCGACGGTCTGCGGTACGCAGGCGGCGCAGTGCGTCTCGTCGCCGAGGGGCCGGAACAGTGTCGTCTGGGTATGGCGACCGGCGCACTCACGGGCACCTTCGAGGCGGGCGGAGATCCGCGGCCCGGAGGAGACCAGGGAGGGCAGCTCGCGGCGGGGTACGTCGCGCAGGAGGTAGCGGACGAGGCCGCCGGGCCGGTGTACGGGGGTCGCGGCGCCGGGAAGGCCGCGCAGGATGTGTTCGTGGACGTCGGTGGAGGTGTGGCCGGCGTCGAGCCAGCGGGCGGCGAGGTGGGCGAGTTCGTCGCGCATGCCGGGCGGGATGTGGCGGAGGGTGGGGGAGAGGAGGGGGAGTGCGCCGACGAGGGCGCGGGCGTCGTCAAGACGAGGCGACGCCTCCTCCGTGGCTTCCGGGGGAAGGTTGGAGGTGTCCTCCTGGCGGTCTTTCTTTGGATGACCGCCGGTCGGCGGGGCCGTCGGCTGACCGACGGCCGGTTTCCGGGGAGTCGGTGCGGCCTGGGAAGACGCGGGTACGGGTTCCCGGGCGAGGAGTTTGGCGGCCTGGTCGGCGGTCAACGGGGTGCTGGAGACGAGCTGTTGGGTGGACCAATGTCCGCCGGGTCCCTGGACCCGCCGTTCGTGGACGAAGCCTTCCTCCTTGAGCTGACGCTTGGCGCGGATGAAGGCGGATCCCCCGATCCGGGCGCGTTCGGCGGTGCGGGAGAGGGATTCGCGGGCGCCGTGGGGGAGGGAGAGCTGCCAGGTCAGGAGGCGGACGGCGTCGGAGGAGAGCCGGGGATGCCGGATGATGTCGTGCGAGAACTGGGTGAAGCCGCGCGAGGGCGCGTTAAAGTGCCGGTAGATCACGGTGTGGAGTCGCTTTCCACTAGTGGTTCAGGCCCTCGCCGATGGGTGCGAACCATCGACGGGGGCCGTTTTGCGTGAACGTACAGCGCAAACCGTGTCCAGACCGACACACCGCACGAAGAACCCCCGTACGAGTGAAGCGCCCTCCGGCTCCGGCCGTCAGCGGGAACCCAGTTCGCGCCGCGCCGAGTTGATGACGTTGTTGGCGTCGGCCCCGTACACCGCCGACTCGCGAAGGGTCTTCCAGACCTTCCGGTACAAGGCGATGTTGTCGGCGTCGTCCAGCCACAGCTCGGCGTGCCAGTCCTCCGCGACCACCAGCCGGTCGTCCAGGACCCAGAAGCCGTTGGCGGGGACGATCTTCATCGGTGCCGTGAACGGCACGACGCCCAGCTCGACCGTGTCCATGCCGATCATGCCGGTGAGGCGGTCGAGCTGGGCGGCCAGCACGGAGGGCGGGCAGATCAGCGAGCGCAACGCGGCCTCCCACATCAGTACGCGCAGCTTGCGGCCGGGCTGGTACAGCCACTCCTGGCGCTGGGCGCGAGCGCGTACGGCGTCCTCGACGCCCTTGGTGACGTTCAGCAGGTCCGCGTACCGCTGGACGACGTGGCGCGCGTACTCGGGGGTCTGCATCAGCCCGGGGACCACGGCCTCTTCCCACACCCAGATGTTCGAGGTGCGGTTGATCTCGGCGGTGAGCCCCTCGTTCATGGGCTTGAAGCCGTTCGCCAGAGCCCTGCGCCATGACCGGATGTGCGACTCGAATCCGGCCAGCCTGGCGGCCAGTTCCGGGTACGCGTCCGGCTGCTCGGTCGCGTCGGCCCACGCCCGCAGGTCCTCGGGTGAGGCCGTCTGTTTCCCGTTCTCCAGCTTGCTGACCTTGGAGCCCTGCCAGCCGAGCCGCCGGGCGAGTTGCTGGCCCGTCAGCCGACCACCAGGGCACGAGAAACGCAGTTCACGCAGCCGCGCGCCCAACGCCTCCCGTGCCTGCTGGTAGTCGGTAGCCACTAGTCGGTCGCAGCCACCTGCGCGGCGAACCGGTCGTACGGCACGGCGTGGTGCATGGCCGCGTCACGGGCGACGCAGTACCGGACGACCGCCGCCGGTTCGGTGATCAGCTCGATGCCGAGCATGTTGTCCTCGTCGTCGAAGTGGAGCAGGGCGACGATCCGCGAGTCGAAGATCCAGAAGTCCTCGGCGGGCAGGCCGGCCGCGTCCTCGCGCCACAGGTAGCGGATGTCCTCGCCGGAGGCCGCGTTGTGCCGGGAGTAGTCGAGCAGGAACAGCTGCTCGGTGGTCGGCGGGCGGTCGGCGATCCGGACCCGGCCGACCGTCTTGCCCGCGTCCACCTGGGCGCGGATGTTCACGAACCAGGGCTCGGTGGGGTCGCAGGGCGAGGAGCCGGTGGCCAGGAACGCCTGATAGTCGGGGTCCTGTCGGTCCGACGCGTAGCCGCGCCGCGTCTCCAGCCGCCAGGCGGTGTGCTCGAAGGTCTCGAAGAGACGGCGGAAGGTGTCCCGGTCGACCAGCTCCGGCACGCGCTTCATCTCCTTCGGCGCCCAGTTCACGAGCAGTTCGCGCGGCACGGCCACCGCCGCCTCGTCCGGCCCGAAGTGCTGGAGCTGCGCGAGATCTGCCGGGTCGGTGATGGGCGTGCCTTGAACGATGATCTCGCCGGTGCCCTCGTCCGTGTGCAGGGCGGGGCAGCCGTCGATCTTGCTGTCGGTACCGGTGAAGCGCAACTGGCGTGCCATGGGCGCTCTCCCTTCCAGGGGTGTCGATCCAACAGCCTGGTCGGCGGTCCGGCTCGGCACTACGGTTTCAGCCGGAGTCCAGGAGAAAACACGAGCAACCCGGTCCACCTGTCGAGCAAATACGAGAAAACAGCGTACCGCCGAGCAAACCCTCATCCCTAGCGTCGAGTTCATGACGACGAAGGAACTGCACGAGGTGGACCCGTTCGTATCGATGGAGTCCCTGCGGGAAGCGCTGGCCGGGGTCGGGGTCGTCCTGCCGTCGCTGGGAGTCGACCTCGGGTCTCCGGCCTTGAAGCTCGTGGAGCTGGGCCGGGTGCGCGCCGACGTGGCTGCCCGGCTGGCCGAAGCGCTCCGGCGGGGGGCTGCGGGGTGACCCGGCTTCGCGGGCTTCTGGGGGTGGTGGCGAGGCCGGCCAACCGAGTGGCGACGTCCGCTCTAGGCGGGCTGCGGGGCGGGCGCCCCCTGAGCGGTCGCGGCCTTGCGGGTCTCGCGCAGGATCAGCAGGCCGTTGACCACCATCGCCGTCGCGGTCAGGCAGTGGACGCCGAACGCGATGGCCACGGAGCCGTGGTGGGCCAGCACGTTGGCCATGTCGCCGTACGCGGCGAAGGCCTCCACCAGCAGCGCCCAGCCCAGTGCCCGGCGGTGGCCCGTCACCAGCAGGACGCCCAGGACCAGGGCCAGGACGACGTCGCGGATTCCCTTGACGACCAGGAAGCCGTCGCCGTCGCCGGACGGCCAGGTCGGCAGGCCGTAGCCCGGCGCGACCGTCTCC
The DNA window shown above is from Streptomyces vietnamensis and carries:
- a CDS encoding helix-turn-helix domain-containing protein, with product MATDYQQAREALGARLRELRFSCPGGRLTGQQLARRLGWQGSKVSKLENGKQTASPEDLRAWADATEQPDAYPELAARLAGFESHIRSWRRALANGFKPMNEGLTAEINRTSNIWVWEEAVVPGLMQTPEYARHVVQRYADLLNVTKGVEDAVRARAQRQEWLYQPGRKLRVLMWEAALRSLICPPSVLAAQLDRLTGMIGMDTVELGVVPFTAPMKIVPANGFWVLDDRLVVAEDWHAELWLDDADNIALYRKVWKTLRESAVYGADANNVINSARRELGSR
- a CDS encoding DUF6879 family protein, yielding MARQLRFTGTDSKIDGCPALHTDEGTGEIIVQGTPITDPADLAQLQHFGPDEAAVAVPRELLVNWAPKEMKRVPELVDRDTFRRLFETFEHTAWRLETRRGYASDRQDPDYQAFLATGSSPCDPTEPWFVNIRAQVDAGKTVGRVRIADRPPTTEQLFLLDYSRHNAASGEDIRYLWREDAAGLPAEDFWIFDSRIVALLHFDDEDNMLGIELITEPAAVVRYCVARDAAMHHAVPYDRFAAQVAATD
- a CDS encoding DUF4267 domain-containing protein is translated as MSLKKINTVLAAAFILFILWFGTEYILSPETVAPGYGLPTWPSGDGDGFLVVKGIRDVVLALVLGVLLVTGHRRALGWALLVEAFAAYGDMANVLAHHGSVAIAFGVHCLTATAMVVNGLLILRETRKAATAQGAPAPQPA